From a region of the Janthinobacterium sp. 61 genome:
- a CDS encoding TraB/GumN family protein: MLPLQAALAEAPPVAQNRGALFKVQDASHTLYLFGTIHVGAPDFYPLEPTVTQALEGAGALALEIDPGADPRAALGAVLKYGMEAPGSKVPIDCRQTLAPRLAPLLQKYGIAAESVAPMKPWMLASMLAIGEFSTLGYRSDLAVDNYLSQQAKARKIPVVELESMEGQMALFGAMSPVDQCRFLEDGVASIEDQEQSQEAREIANAWRTADAAAFDKLAAKAATDPSFAAQFVQKVLLDGRNPALADGIAKLLAREKHSLAAIGVLHLVGTKSVPDLLRQKGLKVERVY; encoded by the coding sequence TTGCTGCCGTTGCAGGCTGCCTTGGCGGAAGCGCCGCCCGTGGCGCAAAACCGGGGCGCCCTGTTCAAGGTGCAGGATGCCAGCCACACCTTGTATTTGTTCGGTACCATCCATGTGGGCGCGCCCGATTTTTATCCGCTGGAGCCGACCGTAACGCAGGCATTGGAAGGCGCCGGGGCGCTGGCGCTGGAGATCGATCCCGGCGCCGATCCGCGCGCCGCACTGGGCGCCGTGCTGAAATACGGCATGGAGGCACCGGGTAGCAAAGTACCGATTGACTGCCGCCAGACCCTGGCGCCGCGCTTGGCGCCGCTGTTGCAAAAATACGGCATTGCAGCCGAATCGGTGGCGCCGATGAAGCCGTGGATGCTGGCCAGCATGCTGGCCATCGGCGAATTTTCCACCCTCGGCTACCGCTCCGACCTGGCGGTGGACAATTATCTGTCGCAGCAGGCCAAGGCGCGCAAGATCCCCGTGGTGGAACTCGAATCGATGGAAGGCCAGATGGCGCTGTTTGGCGCCATGTCGCCGGTCGACCAGTGCCGCTTCCTGGAAGACGGCGTGGCGTCGATCGAAGATCAGGAACAAAGCCAGGAAGCGCGCGAGATCGCCAACGCCTGGCGCACGGCCGACGCGGCCGCCTTTGACAAGCTGGCTGCGAAAGCGGCAACAGACCCTTCGTTCGCCGCGCAATTCGTGCAAAAAGTGCTGCTCGATGGCCGCAACCCGGCCCTGGCCGACGGCATCGCCAAGCTGCTGGCGCGCGAAAAGCACAGCCTGGCCGCCATCGGCGTGCTGCATCTGGTCGGAACGAAAAGCGTGCCGGATTTGTTGCGTCAGAAGGGTTTGAAGGTCGAGCGGGTGTATTGA
- a CDS encoding pyrimidine 5'-nucleotidase, with product MPVSHLNRSSPVWLFDLDNTLHNASHAIFPTITANMNTYIARVLGDGVTPADDAIVNAARAAYWRRYGATLLGMVKHHQVQAAHFLHETHTFDDLRAMIRAERGLGALLRRLPGRKILLTNAPLRYSSDVMRHLGLRQHFAQHIAIEAMHVHRQLRPKPSTLMLRKLMRKHQIRPGRCILVEDTLANLKGAKRLGLRTAWVTQYLKMADPIGVAKLPKALNRPAYVDVKVKSVRHLARRLHRLR from the coding sequence GTGCCTGTGTCCCATCTTAACCGCTCGTCGCCGGTGTGGCTGTTTGACCTCGACAACACGCTGCACAATGCCTCGCATGCCATTTTCCCCACCATCACGGCCAATATGAACACGTATATTGCCCGCGTACTGGGCGACGGCGTGACGCCAGCCGACGACGCCATCGTCAATGCGGCGCGCGCGGCCTACTGGCGCCGCTATGGCGCCACCTTGCTGGGCATGGTCAAGCACCATCAGGTGCAGGCCGCGCACTTCCTCCACGAGACGCATACCTTCGACGATTTGCGCGCCATGATACGCGCAGAGCGGGGGTTGGGGGCTTTACTCAGACGCCTGCCAGGCCGTAAAATTTTACTCACCAACGCGCCGCTGCGCTATTCGAGCGACGTGATGCGCCACCTGGGCCTGCGCCAGCACTTTGCGCAGCATATCGCCATCGAGGCGATGCATGTGCACCGCCAGCTGCGGCCCAAGCCATCGACCCTGATGCTGCGCAAACTGATGCGCAAGCACCAGATCCGCCCTGGCCGCTGCATCCTGGTGGAAGACACCCTGGCCAACCTGAAGGGCGCAAAAAGACTGGGCCTGCGTACGGCCTGGGTAACGCAATACCTGAAAATGGCCGATCCGATCGGCGTGGCGAAGTTGCCCAAGGCGTTAAATCGCCCCGCTTACGTCGATGTCAAAGTAAAATCTGTCCGGCATTTGGCACGCCGCCTTCACCGTCTGCGTTGA